The following proteins are encoded in a genomic region of Candidatus Binatus sp.:
- the rpoC gene encoding DNA-directed RNA polymerase subunit beta', translating to MEDLFGMFEKPKNPLAFNAIRISIASPEMIRSWSHGEVKKPETINYRTFKPERDGLFCAKIFGPTKDYECNCGKYKRMRHRGVVCEKCGVEVIQSKVRRERMGHIDLAAPVAHIWFLRSLPSRIGTLLDMTLKELEKVLYFECYVVTDAGETPLQFKELLTERKYREAREQYADGFKAEMGAEAVRTMLGLLTLDSLAQELRNEMKSTASEARRKKVSKRLKVVNAFRDSGNKPEWMILTILPVIPPDLRPLVPLDGGRFATSDLNDLYRRVINRNNRLKRLIELNAPDIIIRNEKRMLQEAVDALFDNGRRGRAITGPSKRPLKSLSDMLKGKSGRFRQNLLGKRVDYSGRSVIVVGPELRLHQCGLPKKMALELFKPFIYNKLEEKGYVTTIKSAKKMVEKEGKDVWDILDEVIREHPVLLNRAPTLHRLGIQAFEPVLIEGKAIQLHPLVCVAYNADFDGDQMAVHVPLSIEAQVESRALMMSTNNILSPASGKPVIVPTQDMVLGLYYMTREKPLARGEGKTFANVEEVRIAYDHEEVDLHARITVRMSPQAAIGIAAAPAETNGKADGHPRAAKAKAASVAPNVGPAYERVTTTVGRVLLYEIVPPEVPFSEVNKTMKKKELGNLIDTVYRRSGDKATVIFADRLKDIGFEFATKAGISISIKDMTIPSQKAHLLEGAQKQVSEIQQQYNNGVITDGERYNKVVDIWAEVQDQIGSAVIKGLSTQVFGKNDKGETITGPSFNPIFIMADSGARGSEQQIRQLAGMRGLMAKPSGEIIETPITANFREGLTVGEYFTSTHGARKGLADTALKTANSGYLTRRLVDVAQDSIITEDDCGTLDGIEMAPLVEGGEIIEGLGDRVLGRVALEDIRDAFTGEVLVHANDMIDEDKVKRIEEAGVERIKIRSVLTCQSRQGVCVKCYGRDLGRGHLVNLGESIGIIAAQSIGEPGTQLTMRTFHIGGTASRRAEQTTLEVRNDGVMRLHGVNTVKSRDGNLVVMTRHGEVVIAAQVTDEVGRVRERERERYPLVYGAKILKKEGDSVKAGETIAEWDPYTTPIVTEVGGAIKYGDIIEGKTMEERVDERTGARSNVIVEFKDLDVRPRISIKDASGKTAKLPSSSNFARYFLPVGAYINVPEGTPVEPGDVIAKIPRETTKTKDITGGLPRVAELFEARKPKEFAVISEIDGQVSFGKDTKGKRKIEVTPEIGEKREYLIPKGKHIAVHEGDLVKAGEPLMEGSSNPHDILTILGEKALAKYLVDEIQEIYRLQGVRINDKHIEVIVRQMLRRVRIKEVGDTPFLVGDQVEKWRFDEENGRVLTRGGEPAIAEPLLLGITKASLSTESFISAASFQETTRVLTESAINGKIDRLVGLKENVIMGRLIPAGTGMNSYNEMIVKVEGSAADEEIEKPELAAVPAPGGD from the coding sequence ATGGAAGATCTCTTCGGAATGTTCGAGAAGCCCAAGAATCCGCTCGCGTTCAACGCGATCCGGATTTCGATCGCGTCGCCGGAAATGATCCGGTCGTGGTCGCATGGCGAGGTTAAAAAGCCCGAAACGATCAACTACCGGACCTTCAAGCCGGAGCGCGACGGACTTTTTTGCGCAAAAATCTTTGGACCTACGAAAGATTACGAGTGCAATTGCGGCAAGTACAAGCGCATGCGCCATCGCGGCGTGGTCTGCGAAAAGTGCGGCGTCGAAGTAATCCAGAGCAAGGTGCGGCGCGAGCGCATGGGTCATATCGATCTCGCGGCGCCGGTCGCGCATATCTGGTTTCTCCGCTCGCTGCCGTCGCGAATCGGCACGCTGCTCGACATGACGCTCAAGGAACTCGAGAAGGTGCTCTACTTCGAGTGCTACGTCGTGACCGACGCGGGCGAGACGCCGCTCCAGTTCAAGGAGCTCCTGACCGAGCGCAAGTACCGCGAGGCGCGCGAGCAATACGCTGACGGCTTCAAGGCCGAGATGGGCGCGGAAGCGGTGCGCACGATGCTCGGACTGCTGACGCTCGACTCGCTCGCGCAAGAGTTGCGCAACGAGATGAAATCGACGGCGAGCGAAGCGCGGCGCAAGAAAGTCTCCAAGCGCCTGAAAGTCGTCAATGCGTTCCGCGACTCGGGCAACAAGCCCGAGTGGATGATCCTGACAATTCTGCCCGTGATTCCGCCGGATCTGCGGCCGCTGGTGCCGCTCGACGGCGGCCGGTTCGCCACTTCTGACCTGAACGATCTGTATCGGCGCGTGATCAACCGCAACAACCGCTTGAAGCGCCTTATCGAATTAAATGCGCCGGACATCATTATCCGCAACGAAAAGCGGATGCTGCAGGAAGCAGTTGACGCGCTGTTCGACAACGGCCGGCGCGGACGCGCGATCACGGGACCGTCGAAGCGGCCGCTCAAATCGCTCTCCGACATGCTGAAGGGCAAGTCGGGACGTTTCCGGCAGAACCTGCTCGGCAAGCGGGTCGATTACTCCGGCCGCTCGGTGATCGTGGTCGGTCCGGAACTCAGGCTTCATCAGTGCGGACTGCCGAAGAAGATGGCGCTCGAACTGTTCAAGCCGTTCATCTACAACAAGCTCGAGGAAAAGGGCTACGTCACGACTATCAAGAGTGCGAAAAAGATGGTCGAGAAAGAGGGCAAGGATGTGTGGGATATCCTCGATGAGGTTATCCGGGAGCATCCGGTGCTGCTCAACCGCGCCCCGACGCTGCATCGATTGGGAATCCAGGCGTTCGAGCCGGTGCTGATCGAAGGCAAGGCGATTCAGCTTCATCCGCTGGTCTGCGTCGCCTACAACGCGGACTTCGACGGCGACCAGATGGCGGTGCACGTGCCGCTGTCGATCGAGGCGCAAGTCGAGTCGCGCGCTCTTATGATGTCCACCAACAACATCCTGTCACCGGCGTCGGGCAAGCCGGTGATCGTGCCGACGCAGGACATGGTGCTGGGCCTTTACTACATGACGCGCGAGAAGCCACTGGCGCGCGGCGAGGGCAAGACCTTCGCCAACGTCGAGGAAGTGCGAATCGCGTACGATCATGAGGAGGTCGATCTGCACGCGCGAATCACGGTGCGGATGTCGCCGCAGGCGGCCATAGGAATCGCAGCGGCGCCTGCCGAGACTAACGGCAAGGCCGACGGGCATCCGCGCGCGGCCAAGGCCAAAGCGGCGTCGGTCGCGCCGAACGTCGGACCTGCTTACGAACGGGTGACGACTACGGTCGGCCGCGTCCTGCTGTACGAGATCGTGCCGCCGGAAGTTCCCTTCTCGGAAGTCAACAAGACCATGAAGAAGAAGGAACTGGGCAATCTGATCGACACGGTTTATCGCCGTTCGGGCGACAAGGCGACGGTTATTTTCGCCGACCGGCTGAAGGATATCGGCTTTGAGTTCGCGACCAAGGCGGGAATCTCGATTTCGATCAAGGACATGACGATTCCGTCGCAGAAGGCGCATCTGCTGGAGGGCGCGCAGAAGCAGGTCAGCGAGATTCAGCAGCAATACAACAACGGCGTGATTACCGACGGCGAGCGCTACAACAAGGTGGTCGATATCTGGGCCGAGGTTCAGGATCAGATCGGCAGCGCCGTTATCAAAGGACTGTCGACGCAGGTGTTCGGCAAGAACGACAAGGGCGAGACGATCACGGGCCCGTCGTTCAATCCGATTTTTATCATGGCGGACTCGGGCGCGCGCGGATCGGAACAGCAGATTCGCCAGCTCGCCGGGATGCGCGGCCTGATGGCGAAGCCGTCCGGCGAAATTATCGAGACGCCGATTACGGCCAACTTCCGCGAAGGGCTGACCGTCGGCGAGTACTTCACCTCGACTCACGGCGCGCGCAAGGGACTCGCGGACACGGCGCTCAAGACTGCGAACTCGGGCTATCTCACGCGACGGCTGGTGGACGTGGCGCAGGATTCGATCATCACCGAGGACGATTGCGGTACGCTCGACGGAATCGAGATGGCGCCGCTGGTCGAAGGCGGCGAAATAATCGAGGGACTCGGCGATCGGGTGCTCGGGCGCGTGGCGCTGGAAGATATCCGCGACGCGTTCACCGGCGAAGTGCTGGTGCACGCGAACGACATGATCGACGAGGACAAGGTCAAGCGGATCGAAGAGGCGGGCGTCGAGCGAATCAAGATTCGGTCGGTGCTGACGTGCCAGTCGCGCCAGGGCGTATGCGTCAAATGTTACGGGCGCGATCTCGGCCGCGGGCATCTGGTGAACCTTGGCGAGTCGATCGGGATTATCGCGGCGCAATCGATCGGAGAGCCGGGCACGCAGCTCACGATGCGCACGTTTCATATCGGCGGTACCGCGAGCCGGCGCGCGGAGCAGACCACGCTCGAAGTGCGCAACGACGGCGTGATGCGCCTGCACGGCGTGAACACGGTCAAGAGCCGCGACGGCAATCTGGTCGTGATGACGCGCCACGGCGAAGTGGTGATCGCGGCGCAGGTGACCGACGAAGTCGGCCGGGTGCGCGAGCGCGAACGCGAGCGCTATCCGTTGGTTTACGGCGCCAAGATTCTGAAGAAGGAAGGCGATTCGGTAAAAGCGGGCGAGACGATCGCGGAATGGGATCCGTACACGACGCCAATCGTCACCGAAGTCGGCGGCGCGATTAAGTACGGCGACATTATCGAAGGCAAGACGATGGAAGAGCGCGTCGATGAGCGCACCGGCGCGCGCTCGAACGTGATCGTCGAGTTCAAGGATCTCGACGTGCGTCCGCGCATCTCGATCAAGGACGCGTCGGGCAAGACGGCCAAGTTGCCGAGTTCGAGCAACTTCGCGCGCTACTTCCTGCCGGTCGGCGCGTATATCAACGTGCCGGAAGGGACGCCGGTCGAGCCGGGCGATGTGATCGCGAAGATTCCGCGCGAGACGACCAAGACCAAGGACATCACGGGCGGTCTGCCGCGCGTCGCGGAACTGTTCGAGGCGCGCAAGCCGAAGGAATTTGCCGTCATCTCGGAAATCGACGGACAGGTATCGTTCGGCAAGGACACTAAGGGCAAGCGCAAGATCGAAGTGACGCCGGAAATCGGCGAGAAGCGCGAGTACCTGATTCCGAAGGGCAAGCATATCGCGGTGCACGAGGGCGATCTCGTGAAGGCCGGCGAGCCCCTGATGGAAGGCTCGTCGAATCCGCACGATATCCTGACCATTCTCGGCGAGAAGGCGCTGGCGAAATACCTGGTCGATGAAATCCAGGAGATCTACCGGCTGCAGGGCGTGAGAATTAACGACAAGCATATCGAAGTGATCGTGCGCCAGATGCTGCGCCGGGTGCGAATCAAGGAAGTTGGCGATACGCCGTTCCTGGTTGGCGATCAGGTCGAGAAGTGGCGCTTCGACGAGGAGAACGGACGGGTGCTGACCCGCGGCGGCGAGCCGGCGATCGCGGAGCCGTTGCTGCTCGGAATCACCAAGGCGTCGCTCTCCACCGAGAGTTTCATCTCGGCGGCGTCGTTCCAGGAGACCACGCGGGTGCTGACCGAGTCGGCGATCAATGGCAAGATCGACCGGCTGGTGGGACTCAAGGAAAACGTGATCATGGGGCGGCTGATTCCGGCCGGCACCGGGATGAACTCGTACAACGAGATGATCGTGAAGGTCGAAGGTTCCGCGGCTGACGAAGAGATCGAAAAACCGGAGCTGGCGGCCGTTCCGGCACCCGGCGGAGATTGA
- the rpsL gene encoding 30S ribosomal protein S12, whose product MPTINQLIRQARVKKTYKVKARALEGSPQKRGVCTQVKTTTPKKPNSALRKVARVRLSNGIEVNTYIPGVGHNLQEHSVVLIRGGRVRDLPGVRYHVIRGTLDSIGVQERRKSRSKYGSKKPK is encoded by the coding sequence GTGCCGACGATAAACCAGTTGATACGCCAGGCCCGGGTGAAGAAGACTTACAAGGTGAAGGCGCGTGCGCTCGAAGGCTCTCCGCAAAAGCGCGGCGTTTGCACACAGGTGAAGACCACGACGCCGAAGAAGCCGAACTCGGCGCTGCGCAAGGTCGCGCGGGTGCGGCTCTCGAACGGGATCGAGGTGAACACCTATATTCCGGGCGTTGGGCACAACCTGCAGGAGCATTCGGTGGTGCTGATTCGCGGCGGCCGCGTGCGCGACCTGCCGGGCGTGCGCTATCACGTGATTCGCGGCACGCTCGATTCGATCGGCGTGCAGGAGCGGCGCAAGAGCCGCTCGAAGTACGGCTCGAAGAAGCCCAAGTAG
- the rpsG gene encoding 30S ribosomal protein S7 produces the protein MSRKGQIRVREVPADPKYHDRTVAKFMNIVMERGKKSLAEQIFYHALDLVAERSKEDGLVVFKRALDNVRPAVEVRSRRVGGANYQVPSEVRPVRRNSLAMRWLVTAARARGEKSMEERLAAEILDAAANRGGGVKKREDTHRMADANRAFAHYRW, from the coding sequence ATGTCGCGTAAAGGACAGATAAGAGTCCGCGAAGTGCCGGCGGATCCCAAGTATCACGATCGCACGGTGGCGAAGTTCATGAACATCGTGATGGAACGCGGCAAAAAATCGCTGGCCGAGCAGATTTTCTATCACGCGCTCGATTTGGTCGCGGAGCGCTCGAAGGAAGATGGCCTCGTGGTCTTCAAGCGCGCGCTCGATAACGTGCGGCCGGCGGTCGAGGTCCGCTCTCGGCGGGTCGGCGGCGCCAACTATCAGGTGCCGAGCGAAGTGCGGCCGGTGCGCCGCAACTCGCTTGCGATGCGCTGGCTGGTGACGGCGGCGCGGGCGCGGGGCGAGAAGTCGATGGAGGAGCGGCTCGCGGCCGAAATCCTCGACGCAGCCGCCAATCGCGGCGGCGGGGTCAAGAAACGCGAAGATACTCATCGCATGGCGGACGCCAACCGGGCGTTTGCTCACTATCGCTGGTAA
- the fusA gene encoding elongation factor G: MARQTPIERVRNIGIMAHIDAGKTTTTERVLFYTGINYKIGEVHEGTATMDWMVQEQERGITITSAATTCFWRDHRINIIDTPGHVDFTIEVERSLRVLDGAVAVFCAVGGVEPQSETVWRQADKYRVPRVAFINKMDRVGAEFERVVQEMRDKLKATPLLLHLPIGNEDKFTGIIDLIDQKAMIWDEDRLGANYRTEEIPADLKEQAAGYRDKMIEMLADHDEQIMEMYLEGKAPSAEKIRAAIRTATLKLQVTPVILGSAFRNKGVQPMLDAVVQYLPSPIDLPPVVGKVDDKEEERWPRDDAPFSALAFKIMNDPYMGTLTFIRVYSGTLESGSSLLNSTRGKRERIGRMVKMHANKREDITEVYAGDICAVGLRDTTTGDTLCDPAHPIVLESIEFPEPVIQIAIEPKTKADQEKLSEALQKLAKEDPSFRVSVNKETAQTLISGMGELHLEIIVDRMLREFKVDASVGKPQVAYRETIKRASEAEARFVRQTGGHGQFAVVELRIEPLGKGGGFEFEDGTKGAPIPRNFIPPIEDGVKEAMENGVVAGYPMVDIKAILIDGKSHDVDSSELAFKIAGSMAFKECCEKAEPILLEPVMEVEVVTPQEFMGEVIGDLNGRRGKILDMENRAGAQVIEARVPLATMFGYATRLRSMTQGRATYTMQFGAYEPVPRNIYEELTARNGEDARA; this comes from the coding sequence ATGGCTCGTCAGACACCAATAGAACGGGTGCGCAATATCGGCATCATGGCCCATATCGATGCCGGCAAAACCACCACGACCGAACGCGTGCTCTTCTACACCGGGATTAACTATAAAATCGGCGAGGTGCATGAAGGCACCGCGACGATGGACTGGATGGTTCAGGAGCAGGAGCGCGGAATCACGATTACGTCGGCGGCGACCACGTGTTTCTGGCGCGACCATCGGATCAACATTATCGATACGCCGGGGCACGTCGATTTCACGATCGAAGTCGAGCGGAGCCTGCGCGTGCTGGACGGCGCGGTCGCGGTTTTCTGCGCGGTCGGCGGAGTCGAGCCGCAATCCGAGACGGTCTGGCGGCAGGCGGACAAGTATCGTGTGCCGCGCGTCGCTTTTATCAACAAGATGGATCGCGTGGGCGCGGAATTCGAGCGGGTCGTGCAGGAGATGCGCGACAAGCTGAAAGCCACGCCGCTGCTGCTCCATCTGCCGATCGGCAACGAGGACAAGTTCACCGGCATTATCGATCTGATCGATCAGAAGGCGATGATCTGGGACGAGGATCGGCTCGGCGCGAACTACCGGACCGAGGAAATTCCCGCCGATTTGAAGGAACAGGCGGCGGGCTATCGCGACAAGATGATCGAGATGCTCGCCGATCATGACGAGCAGATTATGGAAATGTATCTCGAGGGCAAGGCGCCGAGCGCGGAGAAGATCCGCGCGGCGATCCGCACCGCGACGCTCAAGTTGCAGGTGACGCCGGTGATTCTGGGCTCGGCGTTTCGCAACAAGGGCGTGCAGCCGATGCTCGACGCGGTGGTGCAGTATCTGCCCTCGCCAATCGATCTGCCGCCGGTGGTGGGCAAGGTCGATGACAAGGAAGAGGAGCGCTGGCCGCGCGACGACGCGCCGTTTTCGGCGCTCGCATTCAAGATCATGAACGACCCCTACATGGGGACGCTGACTTTTATCCGGGTGTACTCGGGCACGCTCGAAAGCGGATCGTCGCTGCTCAATTCGACGCGCGGCAAGCGCGAGCGAATCGGGCGGATGGTCAAGATGCACGCGAACAAGCGCGAGGACATCACGGAGGTTTACGCTGGCGATATCTGCGCGGTGGGGCTCCGCGATACCACCACCGGCGACACGCTCTGCGACCCGGCGCATCCGATAGTGCTCGAGTCGATCGAGTTTCCGGAGCCGGTGATTCAGATTGCGATCGAGCCGAAGACCAAGGCCGACCAGGAGAAGCTCTCCGAGGCGCTGCAGAAACTCGCGAAAGAAGACCCGTCGTTCCGCGTGAGCGTGAACAAGGAAACGGCGCAGACGCTGATCTCGGGGATGGGCGAGTTGCATCTCGAGATTATCGTCGATCGGATGCTGCGTGAGTTCAAAGTCGATGCGAGCGTCGGCAAGCCGCAGGTGGCGTATCGCGAGACGATCAAGCGGGCGTCGGAAGCGGAAGCCAGGTTCGTCCGGCAAACCGGCGGCCACGGACAGTTCGCCGTCGTCGAACTGAGGATCGAGCCGCTCGGTAAGGGCGGTGGATTCGAATTCGAGGACGGCACCAAGGGCGCTCCGATTCCGCGCAACTTCATCCCGCCGATCGAAGACGGGGTGAAGGAGGCGATGGAAAACGGCGTGGTGGCGGGCTATCCGATGGTCGATATCAAGGCGATCTTAATCGACGGCAAGTCCCACGACGTCGATTCGTCGGAACTGGCGTTCAAGATTGCGGGCTCGATGGCATTCAAGGAATGCTGCGAAAAGGCCGAGCCGATTCTGCTCGAGCCGGTGATGGAAGTCGAAGTCGTCACGCCGCAGGAATTCATGGGCGAGGTAATCGGCGATCTCAACGGGCGGCGCGGCAAGATTCTGGACATGGAGAATCGCGCCGGCGCGCAGGTGATCGAGGCGCGGGTGCCGCTCGCGACGATGTTCGGTTATGCGACCCGGCTCCGTTCGATGACGCAGGGACGCGCGACCTACACGATGCAGTTCGGAGCGTACGAGCCGGTGCCGCGAAATATTTACGAGGAATTAACGGCCCGCAACGGCGAAGACGCGCGGGCATAA
- the tuf gene encoding elongation factor Tu produces the protein MGKAKFQRTKPHANVGTIGHIDHGKTTLTAAITKVLASKKLAVFTAFDQIDKAPEEKERGITISIAHVEYETLKRHYAHVDCPGHADYIKNMITGAAQMDGAILVVGANDGPMPQTREHILLAYQVGVPSMVVFMNKVDMVDDPELLDLVELEVRDLLTKQKFDGDNVPVIRGSALNALNCGCGKADCPNCKPILDLMDAVDNYIPQPKREMDKPFLMPVEDVFSISGRGTVVTGRVEKGKVKVGEEVEIVGFKDTTKTVVTGVEMFRKLLDEGQAGDNIGVLLRGLKREDVERGQVLAQPGSITPHTQFEASAYILTKDEGGRHTPFFSGYRPQFYFRTTDVTGVLTLPEGTEMVMPGDNIKIVGELITPVAMDEGLRFAIREGGRTVGAGVVSKIMK, from the coding sequence ATGGGCAAGGCAAAATTCCAACGCACCAAGCCGCATGCGAACGTCGGCACGATCGGGCATATCGATCACGGCAAGACCACGCTGACCGCGGCGATCACCAAGGTGCTGGCCTCGAAGAAGCTGGCTGTGTTCACCGCTTTCGATCAGATCGACAAGGCGCCCGAGGAAAAAGAGCGCGGCATCACGATTTCGATCGCGCACGTGGAATACGAAACGCTCAAGCGCCACTACGCGCACGTCGATTGCCCGGGACATGCCGACTATATCAAGAACATGATCACCGGCGCGGCGCAGATGGACGGCGCAATTCTGGTGGTCGGCGCCAACGACGGCCCGATGCCGCAGACGCGCGAGCATATCCTGCTCGCGTATCAGGTCGGAGTGCCGTCGATGGTCGTGTTCATGAACAAGGTCGATATGGTCGATGACCCCGAGTTGCTCGACTTGGTCGAACTCGAAGTGCGCGATCTTTTGACCAAGCAGAAGTTCGACGGCGACAACGTGCCGGTGATTCGCGGCAGCGCGCTGAACGCGCTCAACTGCGGATGCGGCAAAGCGGACTGCCCCAACTGCAAGCCGATTCTCGACCTGATGGACGCGGTCGATAACTATATCCCGCAGCCCAAGCGCGAGATGGACAAGCCGTTCCTGATGCCGGTCGAAGACGTGTTCTCGATCTCGGGCCGCGGCACGGTGGTGACGGGACGAGTCGAGAAGGGTAAGGTGAAAGTCGGCGAGGAAGTCGAAATCGTCGGCTTCAAGGACACCACCAAGACGGTCGTCACCGGCGTCGAGATGTTCCGCAAGCTGCTCGACGAAGGCCAGGCGGGCGACAATATCGGCGTGCTGCTGCGCGGGCTGAAGCGCGAAGACGTCGAGCGCGGACAGGTGCTCGCGCAGCCGGGATCGATCACGCCGCATACGCAGTTCGAAGCGTCGGCGTATATTCTGACCAAGGACGAGGGCGGACGGCATACGCCGTTCTTCAGCGGCTATCGCCCGCAGTTCTACTTCCGGACGACTGACGTGACGGGCGTGCTGACGCTGCCGGAGGGAACCGAGATGGTGATGCCGGGCGACAATATCAAGATTGTCGGCGAGTTGATCACGCCGGTCGCGATGGACGAAGGGTTGCGCTTCGCTATCCGCGAGGGCGGCCGGACCGTCGGCGCAGGCGTCGTTTCGAAGATCATGAAGTAG
- the rpsJ gene encoding 30S ribosomal protein S10 yields the protein MNDKIRIRLKAYDYRLLDQSVREIVDTIRRTGGRVAGPIPLPTRIERFTVNRSPHVDKKSREHFEIRTHKRLLDVLEPTQQTIDALGKLDLAAGVDVEIKLE from the coding sequence ATGAACGACAAGATACGGATACGCCTGAAGGCGTACGACTACCGCCTGCTCGATCAGTCGGTGCGGGAAATCGTGGATACTATCCGGCGCACCGGCGGCCGCGTGGCAGGCCCGATTCCGCTTCCGACCCGGATAGAGCGTTTTACGGTTAACCGCTCGCCGCACGTGGACAAGAAGTCGCGCGAGCATTTCGAGATTCGGACTCATAAGCGGCTGCTCGACGTGCTCGAGCCGACGCAGCAGACGATTGACGCGCTCGGCAAGCTTGACCTGGCAGCCGGCGTGGACGTCGAAATCAAGCTCGAGTAG
- the rplC gene encoding 50S ribosomal protein L3: MLTGLIGKKIGMTQMTDASGRVRAATVVTLGPCTVTQLKTEPTDGYDAIQVTFGKKKLTRVTGGERGHFAKSGVAAGIKSLEFERRGEGELALGLAIAAGDVFKVGDQVDVTATSKGHGYAGVIKRHHFSGFPGSHGTHEYFRHGGSIGNRSYPGRVRKGLRMAGQMGNETATVLNLEVIELLPEDNAVVISGAVPGPDGALVVVYHAARPRRRSSAKVAANA; the protein is encoded by the coding sequence ATGCTGACCGGATTAATAGGCAAGAAAATCGGGATGACGCAGATGACCGACGCGTCGGGACGCGTGCGCGCGGCGACGGTCGTGACTCTCGGGCCGTGCACGGTCACCCAGTTGAAGACCGAGCCGACCGACGGCTACGACGCGATCCAGGTGACCTTCGGCAAGAAGAAACTCACGCGGGTGACCGGCGGCGAGCGTGGACATTTCGCGAAGAGCGGCGTCGCGGCGGGAATCAAGTCGCTCGAATTCGAGCGGCGCGGCGAAGGCGAACTGGCGCTCGGGCTGGCGATCGCGGCGGGCGACGTTTTCAAAGTCGGCGATCAGGTCGACGTCACCGCGACCTCGAAAGGGCATGGCTACGCAGGCGTAATCAAGCGGCATCATTTTTCAGGCTTCCCGGGCTCGCACGGCACCCACGAATATTTCCGCCACGGCGGATCGATCGGCAACCGGTCGTATCCGGGGCGCGTGCGCAAGGGACTCAGGATGGCGGGACAGATGGGCAACGAGACCGCCACGGTCCTGAATCTCGAGGTGATCGAGTTGCTGCCGGAGGACAATGCGGTCGTGATCTCGGGCGCGGTGCCGGGACCCGACGGCGCATTGGTCGTCGTCTATCATGCGGCGCGGCCGCGGCGGCGTTCGAGTGCGAAGGTGGCGGCCAATGCCTAA
- the rplD gene encoding 50S ribosomal protein L4: protein MPKQSENLAPVKIPLYSAAHEQVGELEVAGVVFGREGDVSLLHEAVRMQLANRRAGTASTKTKGLISGGGRKPWRQKGTGRARAGSTRSPIWRHGGTIFGPQPRDYSYKMPKKAWRKALCMAISDRARNGKLLIVESLDLAEAKTKAAKAALDKMGVKHALIVVGEDDVSFFRAARNLAAHKVLALAGLNVYDVLNYDELVMTTKTAKAIEARFTGEAK, encoded by the coding sequence ATGCCTAAGCAGAGCGAAAATTTAGCGCCGGTGAAGATACCGCTTTATTCGGCGGCGCATGAACAGGTCGGCGAACTGGAAGTCGCGGGCGTAGTGTTCGGGCGCGAAGGCGACGTCTCGCTTCTGCACGAAGCGGTGCGGATGCAGCTCGCGAATCGGCGGGCGGGGACGGCCTCGACCAAGACCAAAGGGCTGATTTCGGGCGGCGGACGCAAGCCGTGGCGGCAGAAGGGCACTGGCCGGGCGCGTGCGGGATCGACGCGATCGCCGATTTGGCGGCATGGCGGAACGATCTTCGGGCCGCAGCCGCGCGACTATTCGTACAAGATGCCGAAGAAGGCATGGCGCAAGGCGCTCTGCATGGCGATCTCGGATCGCGCGCGCAATGGCAAGCTATTGATCGTCGAGTCGCTCGATTTGGCTGAAGCGAAGACCAAGGCGGCGAAAGCGGCGCTCGACAAGATGGGCGTCAAGCACGCGCTGATCGTGGTCGGAGAAGACGACGTGAGTTTTTTTCGCGCGGCGCGCAACCTGGCGGCGCATAAGGTGCTCGCGCTGGCGGGGCTGAACGTTTACGACGTGCTCAATTACGACGAACTGGTGATGACGACCAAAACCGCGAAAGCGATCGAAGCGCGCTTTACGGGAGAAGCGAAATGA
- the rplW gene encoding 50S ribosomal protein L23, with protein sequence MSPENLILAPIITEKGTFANEKAGQVLFRVREHASKDQIRVAIEQLFKVSVVKVRTMNFLGKERRKGLKKGRQMNWKKAYVTLKEGDKIEFFEGL encoded by the coding sequence ATGAGCCCGGAGAATCTGATTCTCGCGCCAATCATCACGGAGAAAGGCACCTTCGCGAATGAAAAGGCGGGCCAGGTGCTGTTCCGCGTGCGTGAGCATGCGAGCAAGGACCAGATTCGGGTTGCGATCGAGCAGTTGTTCAAGGTCAGCGTGGTCAAAGTGCGCACCATGAATTTTCTCGGCAAGGAGCGGCGCAAGGGACTCAAGAAAGGCCGGCAGATGAACTGGAAGAAGGCCTATGTCACGCTCAAAGAGGGCGACAAGATCGAATTTTTCGAGGGGCTATAG